One window of the Halobacteriovorax sp. JY17 genome contains the following:
- a CDS encoding flagellar basal body-associated FliL family protein — translation MADGDANLGKPANSGSGKNPLLTIVMILQLVLMGSIAYFQYLSHQKLAATESVMDVVKSDMKSASLDESSETGEAREQDGVLFPLDNFTANLAQGDGPRRFVRLNAVLKFNKDSSEEEFKARKPQIRDTIISILNSKRAEDLLKVEGKSYLKEEVKAAINSFLVDGKVIDVFYVSFQIN, via the coding sequence ATGGCAGACGGAGATGCTAACTTAGGCAAACCCGCCAACTCAGGCAGTGGAAAAAATCCTCTTCTTACAATAGTAATGATTCTTCAATTAGTTTTGATGGGTTCAATTGCATATTTTCAATACTTATCACATCAAAAGCTAGCGGCTACAGAGTCAGTGATGGACGTAGTTAAGAGCGATATGAAGAGTGCTAGTCTTGATGAGAGTAGTGAGACAGGTGAAGCTAGAGAGCAAGATGGAGTTTTATTTCCACTCGATAATTTTACAGCTAACCTTGCTCAAGGTGATGGGCCAAGAAGATTTGTAAGATTAAATGCTGTTTTAAAATTTAATAAAGACTCTAGTGAAGAAGAGTTTAAGGCTAGAAAGCCACAAATTAGAGATACGATAATTAGTATTTTAAATTCTAAAAGAGCTGAAGACCTTCTAAAAGTAGAAGGGAAGAGCTATTTAAAAGAAGAAGTTAAAGCCGCTATTAATAGTTTCTTAGTAGACGGAAAAGTTATAGACGTTTTTTACGTCAGTTTTCAAATTAACTAG
- the fliM gene encoding flagellar motor switch protein FliM, with translation MAQVLSQDEVDALLNAVNDGDSDDLMGGGDSGDFDGGDETDDNIQAYDLTNQDRVIRGRMPILEIIYERFIRSFRVSLSNSLRKISTISMISTDLLKFGEFVNTLPIPSCMCIMRFNELRGPALLVFESKLAYAIIDSYFGGTDRPFTKIEGKEFTMIELSFMKKVMDMAINDLEEAWAPVHRIDAQYLRTEINPQFVGVVPPSDVIIATTLEVEFESASGTIMIVVPYSTIEPIKQKLSSSFQTDNDMADSIWTQAMNEHIKQAHATMVVKLGETSITVGDLVTLEKGDIVPLNQEASGEVTIEVEGVEKMKCLIGTHKGNRAVQITKVDKTIRREMSTTEEQ, from the coding sequence ATGGCCCAGGTCCTAAGTCAAGACGAAGTCGACGCGTTATTAAATGCAGTAAATGATGGTGATTCAGATGATCTGATGGGTGGTGGAGACTCTGGTGATTTCGACGGTGGAGATGAAACCGATGATAATATCCAGGCCTACGATCTAACCAATCAAGACCGTGTTATTCGTGGGCGAATGCCTATCCTTGAAATTATTTATGAAAGATTTATTAGATCTTTTCGAGTAAGTCTTTCTAATTCACTTAGAAAAATTTCTACAATCTCTATGATTTCTACTGACCTTCTTAAGTTTGGTGAATTTGTTAATACACTACCGATTCCAAGTTGCATGTGTATTATGAGATTCAATGAATTAAGAGGTCCTGCTCTTCTAGTATTTGAATCAAAACTTGCTTACGCAATTATTGATTCATATTTTGGTGGGACGGATAGACCATTCACAAAAATAGAAGGAAAAGAATTTACTATGATCGAACTTTCTTTCATGAAGAAAGTTATGGATATGGCGATTAACGATCTTGAAGAAGCATGGGCACCTGTTCATAGAATTGATGCTCAGTATTTAAGAACAGAAATTAATCCTCAATTCGTAGGAGTTGTTCCTCCATCAGATGTTATTATCGCAACGACTTTAGAAGTTGAATTTGAATCAGCTTCTGGAACAATTATGATCGTTGTTCCTTACTCTACAATTGAACCAATTAAGCAAAAGTTAAGCTCAAGTTTTCAAACTGATAATGATATGGCCGATAGTATCTGGACTCAGGCAATGAATGAACATATCAAACAAGCTCATGCAACAATGGTTGTGAAGCTTGGGGAAACTAGCATCACTGTTGGAGATCTCGTAACACTTGAAAAGGGAGATATCGTTCCTTTAAATCAAGAAGCTTCTGGAGAAGTTACTATTGAGGTCGAAGGTGTTGAGAAAATGAAATGCCTTATTGGAACACATAAGGGAAATCGAGCTGTTCAAATTACAAAAGTTGATAAAACAATAAGAAGAGAAATGTCCACTACGGAGGAGCAATAA
- the fliN gene encoding flagellar motor switch protein FliN encodes MSNDLENQSNPMGNVEDINTARVSNLSDEIKAGDDALNKLKVQNLDFILDIPLKVTVELGRTEVMIKDLLQLGQGSVLELDKLAGEPLEILVNGKLVAKGEVVVVNEKFGIRLTDIISPIERIETLK; translated from the coding sequence ATGTCTAATGATTTAGAAAACCAATCTAACCCAATGGGTAATGTTGAAGACATTAACACGGCTAGAGTAAGTAACCTATCTGATGAAATTAAAGCGGGAGATGATGCGCTAAATAAGTTGAAGGTGCAAAACCTTGACTTTATTTTAGATATCCCACTGAAGGTTACAGTCGAGCTAGGACGTACTGAGGTCATGATTAAAGATCTTCTACAACTTGGTCAAGGTTCAGTGTTAGAACTAGATAAACTTGCTGGAGAGCCTCTTGAGATTCTCGTTAATGGCAAGCTAGTTGCTAAAGGCGAGGTTGTAGTTGTTAATGAGAAATTTGGTATTAGATTAACAGATATTATCAGTCCGATAGAAAGAATCGAAACACTTAAGTAA
- a CDS encoding flagellar biosynthetic protein FliO has product MKKILTILTILFSVSSLQAGENIKVKSLKYSAINNSTGEISIQIEGNLESAPELTIKDSMIQVALKDAVVWPKIEKKITLNKNLDSTIMAYQFNKEVARVRAMLPYSIKGLEDRVSITISGDNINLQFPRVMSAAPAFKKTSVAKAKQNIEQYDESYLDKLIKEKEQSKAPINKLSEVAKAAPVIATDKVNVALSGIEKDSLNEGKSSFSLTGYIGKFVAFLGVVLLLFYGVVALMKKGVLKKGKLGFLNSTKVIEVINTTYVGPKRSLMLVKAHKQVFLVANTEKGMEFLSEVNDISGLIKDGEKSLSGNNFDSDLGSANLIEKSFNLKEDIEKTADQNVELNTDVVKDSVKLSQKIKEKVKTLKPLQ; this is encoded by the coding sequence ATGAAGAAGATCTTAACAATTTTAACTATACTCTTTTCTGTGAGTTCGCTACAGGCTGGAGAGAATATTAAAGTAAAGAGCTTAAAGTACTCTGCTATTAATAACTCAACAGGAGAGATTTCAATTCAAATTGAAGGGAATCTTGAATCGGCTCCAGAGCTTACGATCAAAGATAGTATGATTCAAGTAGCGCTTAAAGATGCTGTTGTATGGCCAAAGATTGAGAAGAAAATAACTCTGAATAAGAACTTAGACTCAACTATTATGGCCTATCAGTTCAATAAAGAAGTTGCTAGGGTAAGAGCAATGCTTCCTTACTCTATTAAAGGTCTCGAAGACAGAGTAAGTATTACTATTAGTGGTGATAATATCAATCTTCAGTTCCCAAGAGTTATGAGTGCAGCTCCTGCATTTAAGAAGACCTCTGTCGCTAAGGCAAAGCAGAATATTGAACAATATGATGAAAGTTATTTAGATAAGCTTATAAAGGAAAAAGAGCAATCTAAAGCACCTATAAATAAACTTTCTGAAGTAGCTAAAGCGGCTCCAGTAATTGCAACTGACAAGGTCAATGTGGCCCTGTCTGGTATCGAAAAAGACTCTTTAAATGAGGGTAAGTCTTCGTTTTCACTCACTGGCTACATTGGCAAATTTGTTGCTTTTCTAGGTGTAGTACTTCTTCTCTTCTACGGAGTAGTGGCCTTAATGAAAAAGGGTGTTCTAAAGAAAGGAAAATTAGGATTCTTAAATAGCACTAAGGTAATAGAAGTCATCAATACAACATATGTTGGTCCAAAAAGAAGCTTGATGCTAGTGAAGGCCCATAAGCAAGTTTTCTTAGTTGCTAATACTGAAAAGGGGATGGAGTTCTTGTCAGAAGTAAACGATATTTCAGGATTAATTAAAGATGGTGAAAAATCTCTTTCGGGAAACAACTTTGACTCAGATTTAGGATCTGCAAACTTAATAGAAAAATCATTTAACTTAAAAGAAGATATTGAAAAAACTGCAGACCAAAATGTAGAGCTGAATACTGATGTAGTGAAAGATAGTGTTAAATTATCTCAGAAAATTAAAGAAAAAGTAAAAACACTTAAACCATTACAATAA
- a CDS encoding thioredoxin domain-containing protein: MLKKLIKTSLLLVTVVGLSSCVSDKQVVEALKKNPKALFEIIEENPADFMEAVQKAAKSAQSEMGKRREQEEAKKFEEAFDKPLQAEIRKDESFRGSKDAPLTLVEYSDFQCPFCVRGFNTVKELLQKYDGKIRFVYKHLPLSFHKEALPAAHYYEAIRLQSAEKAFKFHDAIFDNQRKLSLGDSFLKKMAKQVGADMGRLAKDVKSKAVIARVEEDIKEAAKFGFQGTPGFLLNGIPVRGAYPIDHFEKIIAKLKEKGKVDL, translated from the coding sequence ATGTTGAAGAAATTAATTAAAACTAGCTTACTGCTAGTGACGGTAGTAGGTCTTTCAAGCTGTGTGTCTGACAAGCAGGTTGTAGAGGCTCTTAAGAAAAATCCAAAAGCATTATTTGAAATAATTGAAGAAAATCCGGCGGATTTTATGGAAGCAGTTCAAAAGGCTGCTAAATCTGCTCAATCTGAAATGGGTAAGAGAAGAGAACAAGAAGAAGCAAAGAAATTTGAAGAAGCATTTGATAAGCCTCTTCAGGCTGAGATTAGAAAAGATGAGTCATTTAGAGGATCAAAAGATGCTCCATTAACGCTTGTAGAATACTCTGACTTTCAATGTCCATTTTGTGTAAGAGGATTTAATACTGTTAAGGAATTATTACAGAAGTATGATGGTAAAATTAGATTTGTCTATAAGCATTTACCATTAAGTTTCCATAAAGAAGCTCTTCCAGCTGCGCACTATTACGAAGCAATTAGACTTCAAAGTGCTGAGAAAGCATTTAAATTTCATGATGCTATCTTTGATAATCAGAGAAAATTATCTCTTGGTGATTCTTTCTTAAAGAAAATGGCGAAGCAAGTTGGTGCGGACATGGGAAGATTAGCAAAAGATGTAAAATCTAAAGCCGTTATTGCAAGAGTTGAAGAGGATATTAAAGAAGCCGCGAAGTTTGGTTTTCAAGGTACTCCAGGTTTCCTATTAAATGGTATCCCTGTTAGAGGAGCTTACCCAATCGATCACTTTGAAAAGATTATTGCAAAGTTGAAAGAGAAAGGGAAAGTTGATTTATAA